TAATGAGATGACTCTGGAGgacaaggtgtgtgtgtgtgtgtgtgtgtgtttttgtcattgttaAATGTTGCAAATGTTCTATCAGTTTAAATGTGCTGATGCTAAGCTTTCCTCTTCAGCTGGCTAAAGGACTGAAGATTGGGATGGAAACTTCCTTTGTACCAAACACAGGGTGAGGTCTCTGACTTTAGACCATGTCAACCTCTGTGTTGTGTGCAACCCAAGAAGGTTCTGATATTTTGTATATTCACCTCCATACGTCTGAATACATTTGACAAAATcgaatgtcacatttttattttttgcaataatacGAGAACAATCAAATTacccaaataaaataataataatacaggaATTAAGTAGCAATAATTTAGGAAGGACCATGTGATAATACCAAAAAATAGATGCAATATGACGAAAATAGTCATGATATTACAAAAAACCAGTCATAATATTCATTACGACAATGATtttttgagaacaaaaaaatgaaacaggaatgttgagcatcttgtgaagttatactttgatgtcagttttacaaataaggaAGTACTTACTGTTCTGCATCAAATTATCAGTAGCAGGACTCTGAATCGATTTGGAAAACGTCTGTCTCTTTATTCCGCTGCTCCGActttattattgtcattttaaaaagccGTCCTTAGCCTGGCCCTGATGTTATAACggacagatttttctgtaagctattagaaaatgcaacaaagttgtttttcaaaagcagctTGTTAACAAATGTTGCTTTAACAGGAAGACGTAGAAGTGAAACCACACATTTACATATATGCTTATCAAAGACACGATCTTTTTCTCACTGTCGACATTACAACAGATGAAGCTTTTCCTCTTTCAGGTCAGGTAGGATTAGtacaattatttctgtttgctaaatgaaCTCAGAGTTTAGATATACAAAAACAGATTCAATGTCAGacagtgaggggaaaaaaaaccctgttttgtgtctttttacaCAGGAATATTGTAAATATATGGTTTTAATGCAGTTCTGTAATGAAGACAACCGTAAGAGTAGTTGCTGCTTGACTTTATAGCAGGAAAACTGGCAAGCTGAAGACGGGCTACAAGTCCCCGAGTATGAACCTGGCCTGCGACATGGACCTCCAGGGCCCCATTGTCCACAGCTCTGTTGTGCTGGGCTACGAAGGCTGGCTGGGCGGCTACCAGACGTTCTACGACGCCACCAAAACCAAATCGACCCTCCACAACTTCGCCCTGGGGTTCAGGACTACGGACTTTCAGGTGCACACCTGCGTGTGAGTATTTGGTCTGAGTTCACCGGGTCTGGGCCTCGGCTACACGTCTCCCAACGCTTCCTTCCCGCGTCTCTCTCAGTAACGAAGGCAGCGAGTACAGCGGCTCCATCTACCAAAAGATTGACGACAAGCTGGAGACGGCCATCACCCTGGCCTGGACCGCCGGCAGCAACAACACCCGCTTCGGCGTCGCAGGGAAATACATGCTGGACAAGGACACCGCTCTGTCTGTGAGCGCTCCGGTTTCCCTCTGGCGAAGGCTTTCAACCTCTGGTCGTTGTTTGTTCTTGGTTCACAGCTTATTATGTTTCCTCCCTCAGGCCAAAGTGAACAATGCCAGCCTGATTGGAGTCGGCTACGCCCAGAACCTTCGGCCAGGTAGGCTCCGGCTCAGAACCGGGCTGCTCTGACCAGCCCAGGAATTTTGGTTGAGACCTTCAGGTTGTGTAGAAACACGTTTTGAGACCAGGGGTGTAAAatcttatttcagttttcatctaGACTGAGAGCATTACTCACactctttttcttattttgtcacattaaaaccacaaaatgtgattcatttgattcatatataaaagtaaacgattaatcgtgatgaatccATTATTCAGTTAGTTGTCAACCAATTTACAAATTGATTA
The sequence above is a segment of the Gambusia affinis linkage group LG17, SWU_Gaff_1.0, whole genome shotgun sequence genome. Coding sequences within it:
- the zgc:56235 gene encoding voltage-dependent anion-selective channel protein 2-like isoform X3, with amino-acid sequence MDSPPTYTDLGKAAKDIFSKGYGFGAVKIDLKTKSHNGVMEFHSSGFSNMDTGKATGSLETKYKIKDHNFTISQKWNTDHVLINEMTLEDKLAKGLKIGMETSFVPNTGKTGKLKTGYKSPSMNLACDMDLQGPIVHSSVVLGYEGWLGGYQTFYDATKTKSTLHNFALGFRTTDFQVHTCVNEGSEYSGSIYQKIDDKLETAITLAWTAGSNNTRFGVAGKYMLDKDTALSAKVNNASLIGVGYAQNLRPGVKVILSALIDGKNFNAGGHKLGLGFEMEA
- the zgc:56235 gene encoding voltage-dependent anion-selective channel protein 2-like isoform X1 — its product is MDSPPTYTDLGKAAKDIFSKGYGFGAVKIDLKTKSHNGVMEFHSSGFSNMDTGKATGSLETKYKIKDHNFTISQKWNTDHVLINEMTLEDKLAKGLKIGMETSFVPNTGRKTGKLKTGYKSPSMNLACDMDLQGPIVHSSVVLGYEGWLGGYQTFYDATKTKSTLHNFALGFRTTDFQVHTCVNEGSEYSGSIYQKIDDKLETAITLAWTAGSNNTRFGVAGKYMLDKDTALSAKVNNASLIGVGYAQNLRPGVKVILSALIDGKNFNAGGHKLGLGFEMEA
- the zgc:56235 gene encoding voltage-dependent anion-selective channel protein 2-like isoform X2, yielding MDSPPTYTDLGKAAKDIFSKGYGFGAVKIDLKTKSHNGVEFHSSGFSNMDTGKATGSLETKYKIKDHNFTISQKWNTDHVLINEMTLEDKLAKGLKIGMETSFVPNTGRKTGKLKTGYKSPSMNLACDMDLQGPIVHSSVVLGYEGWLGGYQTFYDATKTKSTLHNFALGFRTTDFQVHTCVNEGSEYSGSIYQKIDDKLETAITLAWTAGSNNTRFGVAGKYMLDKDTALSAKVNNASLIGVGYAQNLRPGVKVILSALIDGKNFNAGGHKLGLGFEMEA
- the zgc:56235 gene encoding voltage-dependent anion-selective channel protein 2-like isoform X4, whose protein sequence is MDSPPTYTDLGKAAKDIFSKGYGFGAVKIDLKTKSHNGVEFHSSGFSNMDTGKATGSLETKYKIKDHNFTISQKWNTDHVLINEMTLEDKLAKGLKIGMETSFVPNTGKTGKLKTGYKSPSMNLACDMDLQGPIVHSSVVLGYEGWLGGYQTFYDATKTKSTLHNFALGFRTTDFQVHTCVNEGSEYSGSIYQKIDDKLETAITLAWTAGSNNTRFGVAGKYMLDKDTALSAKVNNASLIGVGYAQNLRPGVKVILSALIDGKNFNAGGHKLGLGFEMEA